AAATCCGGAAAATTCACTTTTTCCAGCCCGGATATATTCAATTTTGAATACAGCTTGATGGTGGCCACCAACGGTTCTTCACGGTAAACATTGCTTTTATTGACCAATACCTTAACAAACAGATCATCCCTCCCGGACTTTGCTTCCTCACCCTGTTTGCTGCTTTGCTGCCGATCGGCTTGTCCGCTCTTTTGCCCTGCAGATGATCCATTCCCGTCAATAACCTCAATCTGAACAGGATTGGATTCATAAGTTTCCCCATCTACCCTGATGGTTGCAGGAGGAATGGTAAATTCCCCGGTTTCATCGGCCTGAAGAACATAAGTAAATTGAAGCCGGTAATTTTTGGTCATCTTACCGTTAACAACACTCACATTGGTACTTGACGAAGTACTCGGCCCTGCAAGGACGGTAAAATGCCGTAGATCCGGCGAGCGAAAATCTTCAGCTTCCGTATTGATGGTATAGGTTAATCGGAACTGCTGCCCCACTTTCACTGCTCCGGGGGCTTCGCCGGTAAATTTCACATCATCCGCAGCAAGTTGTCCCGTCACAAAGGTTAATAAAAATAATATCAAATGCTTCTTCATCCCGTATCCATTTACCAGTTCTTAGCTGATTGGGCACTTTCAGCCTTTTCTTTTTTCTTTTTCAGCTTTTTTTGAAGCTGTTTTTCATCATTTTCCAGAGCCTGTAACAACCGCCGGGCATCCTGTTTTGAAATACGATTCTCCTGAGGTTGTTGTTTTCTCTCCTGTTTATTCTGATTTTGTTCTTGTTGCTGATTCTGCCGGTTCTGTTGATTCTGGTTTCGGTCCTGATTTTTTTTATTATTCTGGTTGTTCTGCTGATCTTTATTCTTTTGCTGCTGCTGTTGCCTAAGCTTTCTTAAAGCATGAGTCAGGTTATGCTTGGTTTCAATATCATCAGGATTCAGTTTCAACGCATTTTTATAAGCTTCAATGCTTTCCTTTAGCTGATCGGAATTGAAAAGGGCATTGCCCAGGTTGTGATTGGCATT
This Bacteroidales bacterium DNA region includes the following protein-coding sequences:
- a CDS encoding tetratricopeptide repeat protein, producing MVRKVSVILMMMLLSTYGFSQSERKFIRRGNDAFEEKAYTQSEINYRKAAEHSPNSYKAVYNMGDALYKQGKYEEAAQKFSSLTNRDLSDDKLANANHNLGNALFNSDQLKESIEAYKNALKLNPDDIETKHNLTHALRKLRQQQQQKNKDQQNNQNNKKNQDRNQNQQNRQNQQQEQNQNKQERKQQPQENRISKQDARRLLQALENDEKQLQKKLKKKKEKAESAQSAKNW